The Microbacterium sp. LWH7-1.2 genome window below encodes:
- a CDS encoding sulfite exporter TauE/SafE family protein has translation MSKRTRAENEPQRTARFYLACAGIGLLAGMLSGMFGVGGGTVIVPMLVLLLGFDQRRAAGTSLGAIVLTAPVGVVAYALNGSVDWVAGLILAVGAVVGAQIGTWLLPRVSQVALRWAFVAFLLGVIVSLFLVIPSREAVLELSWLSITGLVILGVVTGTVAGLIGVGGGIVVVPTLMLAFGMSDLTARGTSLLMMIPTALSGTAGNLRRQNVDLSAAATVGIASCATTALGVWVATLLPPHVANALFAVFLGFIAIQMALRAVRGARA, from the coding sequence ATGAGCAAGCGAACCAGGGCCGAGAACGAGCCACAGCGAACCGCCCGCTTCTATCTCGCCTGCGCGGGCATCGGCTTGCTCGCCGGAATGCTGTCGGGGATGTTCGGCGTCGGCGGAGGAACGGTGATCGTGCCCATGCTGGTACTCCTCCTGGGGTTCGATCAGCGGCGTGCGGCGGGCACTTCTCTGGGGGCGATCGTGCTCACTGCGCCCGTCGGGGTCGTCGCTTACGCACTCAACGGCTCTGTCGACTGGGTGGCGGGCCTCATCCTCGCCGTGGGGGCTGTCGTCGGCGCCCAGATCGGCACGTGGCTGCTGCCGAGAGTGTCGCAGGTCGCGCTGCGCTGGGCCTTCGTCGCCTTTCTGCTCGGCGTGATCGTCAGCCTGTTCCTGGTGATTCCCTCCCGCGAGGCAGTCCTTGAGCTGTCCTGGCTCTCTATCACGGGACTCGTGATCTTGGGGGTGGTCACCGGCACTGTTGCGGGCCTGATCGGTGTCGGCGGCGGGATCGTTGTCGTGCCGACGCTGATGCTCGCGTTCGGCATGAGCGATCTGACCGCTCGGGGCACGTCCCTGCTCATGATGATCCCGACTGCCCTGTCCGGCACCGCAGGAAATCTGCGCAGACAGAACGTGGATCTCTCTGCTGCCGCGACGGTGGGCATCGCATCGTGCGCGACAACCGCCTTGGGGGTGTGGGTCGCGACGCTCCTGCCTCCGCATGTCGCCAATGCACTCTTCGCTGTCTTCCTCGGCTTCATCGCGATCCAGATGGCACTGCGAGCCGTCCGCGGCGCGAGGGCCTGA
- a CDS encoding alpha-hydroxy-acid oxidizing protein, with the protein MSGRPVHDQGPRDSRRRAASDRRGATAIGVSNHGGKNLDTTPSQLRFLPAVVDAVGDQTEIVFDSGIRRGTDVVKALALGAQSVMIGRPWFYGLSADGEPGVFEVLDTFKTTIERALVGLGK; encoded by the coding sequence ATGTCGGGGCGGCCCGTTCATGATCAAGGGCCTCGTGACTCCCGACGACGCGCGGCGAGCGATCGGCGCGGCGCCACCGCCATCGGCGTCTCGAACCACGGCGGCAAAAATCTGGACACGACTCCCTCGCAGCTCCGGTTCCTGCCGGCCGTCGTGGACGCGGTCGGAGACCAGACGGAGATCGTGTTCGACAGCGGCATCCGACGCGGCACGGACGTGGTCAAGGCCCTGGCGCTGGGTGCGCAGTCCGTCATGATCGGGCGGCCGTGGTTCTACGGCCTGTCGGCCGACGGGGAACCTGGTGTGTTCGAAGTGCTGGATACCTTCAAGACGACGATCGAACGCGCGCTCGTCGGGCTGGGGAAGTGA